In the Drosophila takahashii strain IR98-3 E-12201 chromosome 3R, DtakHiC1v2, whole genome shotgun sequence genome, one interval contains:
- the blp gene encoding mitochondrial import inner membrane translocase subunit Tim16, which yields MAKYIAQIIVLGAQAVGRAFTKALRQEIAASQEAARRAGGGKQGDKSAESNLRTGMTLEEAKQILNIDDPKNVEAILKNYEHLFQMNERSKGGSFYLQSKVFRAKERLDHEIKAQQAPKPKQEAAAEETTQEEPPSRARQRR from the exons ATGGCCAAGTACATCGCCCAGATCATCGTGTTGGGCGCCCAGGCGGTGGGAAGAGCCTTCACCAAGGCGCTGCGCCAGGAGATCGCCGCCTCGCAGGAAGCGGCACGTCGAGCGGGCGGAGGCAAGCAGGGCGACAAGAGCGCCGAGTCCAATCTGCGCACAG GCATGACGCTGGAAGAGGCCAAGCAGATCCTAAACATCGACGATCCCAAGAACGTGGAGGCCATCCTCAAGAACTACGAGCACCTGTTCCAGATGAACGAGCGCTCCAAGGGCGGCTCCTTCTACCTCCAGTCGAAGGTTTTCCGGGCCAAGGAGCGGCTGGACCATGAAATCAAGGCCCAACAGGCACCGAAACCTAAGCAGGAAGCGGCGGCTGAGGAGACGACGCAGGAGGAGCCTCCAAGCAGGGCAAGACAAAGGCGCTGA
- the LOC108057100 gene encoding kappaPI-actitoxin-Avd3b — MLFKISCLLIFLALCLHQSHSIKRRCLQPLDEGTGKAYLRNWFYNSTAQRCQRFIFYGGARNGNNFNTQARCRKICLAQVPMPISFSPTDDGV; from the exons ATGCTGTTCAAAATTTCGTGTCTCCTTATTTTTCTGGCGCTCTGTCTACACCAAAGTCACTCGA TCAAGCGCCGATGCCTTCAGCCTTTGGATGAGGGCACTGGCAAGGCCTACCTGCGCAATTGGTTCTACAATTCCACGGCCCAGAGATGCCAAAGGTTCATCTTCTATGGCGGTGCGAGGAATGGCAATAACTTCAATACCCAGGCTAGGTGCCGCAAAATTTGCCTAGCCCAAGTGCCCATGCCAATTAGTTTTTCCCCTACCGATGATGGCGTTTAA
- the Fbxl7 gene encoding F-box/LRR-repeat protein 7 → MSHKTSSRRSSDLECPLASLGRNSNAVRDHYHHPHPLSSSPLDPQAYKMMSRKSPNPGMEVAHETATSDQVAASSTVLHMVQQKAATFELRGRHSRPEQASTYGAHSTASVGRHAKKSPELPPAPASRNPVAPVPQPRNFLTLEHVLQFGTQRPSWMHGNSADTEDSSDNNGGGGGGTGSGGGGSGGGTGGATAGGRRRAQGGRCSVPTVLSSNGGAGSNGAQYLLDKKMESLYLGNALRALPLGAEASQYQNERYYMEDYSSGSGNERLPERLLHPRASSPSETSGSDRYLLNRSSNSNHLHSKGQSLSDGLCNLGRFSPSLDQGYATLVSPSPTGHHSSGGTGNVTNTTTASGAGIMASSTPTTTPRRGVSSNGGGGGGVVGGGGAPVTAIGPPPWNRKGPFRCGPLFDRLPDEAVVRIFSWLDSCELCNVARVCRRFEHLAWRPILWKVISLRGEHLNGDKTLKMIFRQLCGQSCNGACPEVERVMLSDGCRISDKGLQLLTRRCPELTHLQLQTCVGVSNQALVEALTKCSNLQHLDVTGCSQVSSISPNPHVEPPRRLLLQYLDLTDCMAIDDMGLKIVVKNCPQLVYLYLRRCIQITDAGLKFVPSFCVSLKELSVSDCLNITDFGLYELAKLGAALRYLSVAKCERVSDAGLKVIARRCYKLRYLNARGCEAVSDDSITVLARSCPRLRALDIGKCDVSDAGLRALAESCPNLKKLSLRSCDMITDRGVQCIAYYCRGLQQLNIQDCPVSIEGYRAVKKYCKRCIIEHTNPGFC, encoded by the exons ATGTCGCACAAGACGAGCAGCCGTCGCAGCAGCGACCTGGAGTGTCCACTAGCTTCCTTGGGCCGCAACAGCAATGCGGTGCGCGATCACTACCACCATCCGCATCCGCTGAGCTCCAGTCCACTGGATCCGCAGGCCTACAAGATGATGTCCCGCAAGTCGCCCAATCCGGGCATGGAAGTGGCCCATGAAACGGCGACCAGTGACCAGGTGGCCGCCTCCTCGACGGTGCTCCACATGGTGCAGCAGAAGGCGGCAACCTTCGAGCTGCGAGGTCGCCACTCGCGACCCGAACAGGCCAGCACCTATGGAGCCCATTCGACGGCTTCGGTGGGCAGGCATGCGAAGAAATCCCCCGAACTGCCGCCGGCTCCGGCCTCCAGGAATCCAGTGGCCCCCGTGCCGCAGCCCCGGAACTTCCTCACCCTGGAGCATGTCCTGCAATTCGGGACACAGCGACCCAGTTGGATGCACGGCAACAGTGCGGACACGGAGGATTCCAGTGACAATAATggcggaggcggcggaggCACAGGAAGTGGCGGAGGAGGCAGTGGAGGAGGCACTGGTGGAGCCACCGCTGGAGGACGAAGACGAGCCCAAGGTGGCCGGTGCAGTGTGCCCACTGTACTGAGCAGCAATGGCGGCGCCGGCAGCAATGGAGCCCAGTACCTGCTGGACAAGAAGATGGAGTCCCTGTATCTGGGCAATGCTCTAAGGGCTCTTCCCTTGGGGGCCGAGGCGAGTCAGTACCAAAACGAGCGCTACTACATGGAGGATtacagcagcggcagcgggaATGAGCGACTGCCAG AACGCCTGCTCCATCCGCGTGCCTCCAGTCCCAGCGAGACGAGTGGCTCGGATCGCTACCTGCTGAACCGGAGCTCCAACTCCAACCACCTGCACTCCAAGGGCCAGAGTCTGTCGGATGGCCTGTGCAACCTGGGCCGCTTCTCGCCCAGCTTGGACCAGGGCTATGCCACGCTGGTCTCGCCCTCGCCGACGGGTCATCATTCGAGTGGCGGGACGGGCAATGTGACCAACACCACGACGGCCAGTGGAGCGGGAATAATGGCCAGCAGTACGCCGACTACAACGCCGCGAAGAGGAGTCTCCAGcaatggaggaggaggaggaggagtcgtaggaggaggaggtgcacCTGTCACAGCCATTGGACCGCCGCCCTGGAACCGCAAGGGTCCCTTTCGCTGCGGACCGCTCTTCGATCGTCTGCCCGACGAGGCCGTCGTCCGCATCTTCTCCTGGCTGGACAGCTGCGAGCTGTGCAACGTGGCGCGGGTCTGCCGGAGATTCGAGCACCTCGCCTGGCGACCCATCCTCTGGAAGGTCATATCGCTAAGGGGCGAGCACCTCAATGGCGACAAGACGCTGAAGATGATCTTCCGGCAGCTGTGCGGTCAGAGTTGCAACGGCGCCTGTCCGGAAGTGGAGCGCGTCATGCTCTCCGACGGCTGCCGCATTTCGGACAAGGGCCTCCAGCTGCTCACCCGCCGATGTCCGGAGTTAACGCACCTTCAGTTGCAGACCTGCGTGGGCGTCTCCAATCAGGCGCTGGTCGAGGCGCTGACCAAGTGCAGCAACCTGCAACACCTGGATGTGACAG GCTGCAGCCAGGTGAGCAGCATCAGTCCGAATCCCCACGTGGAGCCCCCGCGTCGCCTCCTGCTGCAGTATCTGGACCTCACGGACTGCATGGCCATCGACGACATGGGCCTGAAGATCGTGGTCAAGAATTGTCCCCAGCtggtgtatctgtatctgcggcGCTGCATACAAATTACAG ATGCGGGTCTGAAGTTTGTGCCCAGTTTCTGTGTGTCGCTGAAGGAGCTCAGTGTGTCCGACTGCCTGAACATCACCGACTTTGGCCTCTACGAGCTGGCCAAGTTGGGGGCGGCGCTTCGCTACCTTTCGGTGGCCAAGTGCGAACGCGTTTCGGATGCCGGGCTGAAGGTCATTGCTAGGAGGTGCTATAAGCTGCGCTATCTGAATGCCCGAGGATGTGAGGCGGTAAGCGATGACTCCATCACCGTGCTGGCCCGCTCTTGTCCGCGGCTCAGAGCACTGGACATTGGCAAGTGCGATGTGAGCGACGCGGGACTGAGAGCCCTCGCCGAAAGCTGTCCCAACCTTAAGAAGCTCAGCCTGCGCAGCTGCGACATGATCACGGATCGCGGCGTCCAGTGCATCGCCTACTATTGTCGCGGACTCCAGCAGCTGAACATCCAGGACTGCCCGGTGTCCATCGAGGGCTACCGGGCAGTCAAGAAGTACTGCAAGCGCTGCATCATCGAGCACACCAATCCGGGATTCTGTTGA
- the LOC108057098 gene encoding uncharacterized protein translates to MPQEPKWKKAYDRLIREHYDDQRQVHLLQRQLRHFRSKRERLQQQIEEESRGMDVWMSMMANLRRGVERFQKHKHLLTPKKKKQLRRIMRQLPSDTLEQRVRLMEVSEKLVPKPCKEVTHSEAPGDQPIVRYSVPLQKPCDPKTRSSVDKRLSRINADLQALRRIHEKTLSVVADIRSLMATLNYLERGHCTNIKITPYGESANSVSPAKATIKLDRLRRTKHRTHYTREMMDIRPPYILDHVPQLKPDIFDLLDIKSKKHH, encoded by the coding sequence atGCCTCAGGAGCCGAAATGGAAAAAAGCCTACGACCGACTGATCCGCGAGCACTACGATGACCAGAGGCAGGTGCATCTGCTGCAGCGCCAACTGCGGCACTTTCGGTCGAAAAGGGAGCGCCTGCAGCAACaaatcgaggaggagagcagGGGCATGGACGTCTGGATGAGCATGATGGCCAACCTGCGACGCGGCGTCGAGCGCTTTCAGAAGCACAAGCATCTGCTCACTCCCAAGAAGAAAAAGCAGTTGCGCCGGATAATGAGGCAGCTGCCCAGTGACACTCTGGAGCAGCGGGTGCGACTGATGGAGGTGTCGGAGAAGTTGGTTCCGAAACCGTGCAAGGAGGTTACCCACTCAGAAGCCCCCGGGGATCAACCCATTGTCAGATACTCTGTCCCACTGCAGAAACCCTGTGATCCCAAAACTAGGTCCTCGGTGGACAAGCGCCTCTCCAGGATCAATGCTGATCTGCAAGCCCTTCGCCGGATCCACGAGAAAACCTTGTCTGTGGTGGCAGATATACGTTCCCTGATGGCCACCCTCAACTATTTGGAGCGTGGTCATTGCACCAATATTAAAATCACCCCTTATGGGGAGTCGGCGAACTCCGTTTCGCCCGCGAAGGCCACCATTAAATTGGATCGCCTGCGAAGGACCAAGCACAGGACGCACTACACCCGGGAGATGATGGACATTCGACCGCCGTACATCCTAGACCATGTGCCACAACTCAAGCCCGACATTTTTGACTTACTCGATATAAAGTCCAAGAAACATCACTAA